A single region of the Pseudalkalibacillus berkeleyi genome encodes:
- the panC gene encoding pantoate--beta-alanine ligase, whose translation MKVIRTVNEMQQYMRKRKQQGDTVGFVPTMGYLHEGHLSLMDYAKEQSDFVVTSIFVNPLQFGPNEDFDQYPRDFERDEQLAREHGTDLLFYPSIEEMYPKNDGVMLKVHARTDVLCGEKRPGHFDGVVTVLTKLFHIIQPDRAFFGLKDAQQVAIVDDLIHSYFFPIELIGCPTVREEDGLAKSSRNVNLSESEREEAPKLYQLLLHAKEQAVNGADPKVVEGDLLKGLKEVRYGHVDYVQILSYPDLEPIKTFHQKTIIALAYKFENVRLIDNIIVDEQH comes from the coding sequence ATGAAAGTAATACGTACTGTCAACGAGATGCAACAATACATGAGGAAAAGAAAGCAACAAGGTGACACCGTTGGGTTTGTGCCGACTATGGGCTATCTTCATGAAGGTCATTTGTCATTAATGGATTATGCGAAAGAACAAAGTGATTTCGTTGTCACAAGTATATTTGTAAATCCGTTACAATTTGGTCCGAATGAAGATTTTGATCAATACCCAAGGGATTTTGAGCGTGATGAACAACTTGCAAGAGAGCATGGAACGGATCTTCTTTTCTATCCTTCTATTGAAGAGATGTATCCAAAGAATGATGGCGTAATGTTAAAAGTTCACGCTAGGACAGATGTGCTATGTGGAGAAAAGCGTCCTGGACACTTTGATGGGGTCGTGACCGTTTTAACAAAGCTTTTTCATATCATTCAACCTGATCGTGCTTTTTTCGGCTTAAAGGATGCCCAGCAGGTTGCGATTGTTGACGATTTAATACATTCGTACTTTTTCCCTATCGAGCTCATAGGATGTCCAACCGTTCGAGAAGAGGATGGACTTGCAAAGAGTTCAAGGAATGTAAACCTAAGTGAAAGTGAACGTGAGGAGGCACCGAAGTTGTATCAGCTACTTCTACATGCGAAAGAACAAGCTGTTAATGGTGCCGATCCTAAGGTTGTTGAAGGTGATTTATTGAAAGGTTTGAAGGAAGTACGATATGGTCATGTGGATTATGTCCAAATTCTATCGTACCCTGACCTTGAACCTATCAAAACGTTTCATCAAAAAACAATCATTGCATTAGCTTACAAATTCGAAAATGTACGATTGATTGATAATATAATTGTTGATGAACAGCATTGA
- a CDS encoding CCA tRNA nucleotidyltransferase: MSLKKAKEIIRQLHKNGHEAYIVGGVVRDQLLGRPLGDIDIATSAIPEMVQRIFEKTIPVGIEHGTVIVRMEGESFEVTTFRKEGEYEDFRHPSEVVFHDSIEKDLSRRDFTVNAMALSSDGKIIDPYSGKEDLANKLIRAVGNAEDRFQEDPLRMMRALRFISTLGFHLHQDTRLALISCGPLLKKVSVERIREEFTKLLLGRHCEQALKCIKEMRLDPFLPSGPFALTFNQVTKYDWNHLETAVERWAGLLIRIGVERPYDWLNEWKLPTILRKRISELVQIIRAEPDFSCDLTLYHYGVEQMVSASNVKRFMNEDPGVSEKHILNRYDQLSLKDRSQLAIDGNDLMDMVKRTPGPWIAEILEEIEQRVVKGEVKNTFPDIKEWINECKRPLESD; the protein is encoded by the coding sequence ATGTCACTTAAGAAAGCGAAAGAGATTATCCGACAACTGCATAAGAACGGTCATGAAGCTTATATTGTCGGTGGTGTCGTAAGAGATCAGCTTCTAGGAAGACCATTAGGTGACATCGATATTGCCACATCCGCAATTCCTGAGATGGTACAACGCATTTTCGAGAAAACCATACCTGTTGGAATTGAGCACGGTACGGTTATCGTCCGAATGGAGGGCGAGTCGTTTGAAGTGACGACTTTTCGAAAAGAAGGTGAATATGAGGATTTCCGACATCCATCCGAGGTTGTATTCCATGATTCAATCGAAAAGGATCTCTCAAGGCGAGACTTCACAGTAAATGCAATGGCACTATCCTCTGACGGAAAAATTATTGATCCATACAGCGGAAAAGAAGACTTGGCCAATAAACTTATTCGTGCAGTAGGAAACGCAGAGGACCGGTTTCAAGAAGACCCATTAAGAATGATGCGTGCATTAAGGTTTATATCAACATTAGGATTTCATCTCCACCAAGATACTCGATTAGCTTTGATCTCATGTGGACCATTATTAAAGAAAGTTTCAGTCGAAAGAATACGAGAAGAATTCACAAAGCTCTTATTAGGACGACATTGTGAACAAGCTCTTAAGTGTATTAAAGAAATGCGTTTAGATCCATTTCTACCTTCTGGTCCCTTTGCACTGACTTTCAACCAAGTAACGAAGTACGATTGGAACCATCTTGAGACAGCGGTAGAAAGATGGGCTGGCCTCTTGATTAGAATAGGTGTCGAACGCCCTTATGATTGGTTAAATGAATGGAAACTTCCTACTATACTACGGAAGCGAATATCCGAATTAGTACAAATTATTCGTGCAGAACCGGACTTCTCTTGTGATTTAACTTTATATCATTACGGGGTAGAACAGATGGTTTCTGCTTCGAACGTTAAACGATTCATGAACGAAGACCCTGGAGTTTCTGAAAAACATATTTTAAATCGATACGATCAGCTTTCACTGAAAGATAGGTCTCAATTAGCGATAGACGGTAATGATCTTATGGATATGGTCAAACGTACACCAGGACCATGGATAGCTGAAATTTTAGAAGAAATTGAACAAAGGGTTGTTAAGGGAGAGGTTAAGAACACCTTTCCGGATATTAAGGAGTGGATAAACGAATGCAAACGACCACTAGAGAGCGATTGA
- a CDS encoding ComEC/Rec2 family competence protein yields MYAKTLMVFCLFLFMLVISTIPVENEPVLFMATETEGNAIKDLDLNLSKKDIAVSFLELESGEATLLQDSNGRSILINTGGKQSIDKFKQQMKIFNVNQLDAVFLTNMESQYTGNLEWLLKENKVKEVYVSETMIDNIHGMFDLKDVKVNALTVGLRMKIFNKISLTVPYIESRKDYDLGGLTISLKYGEHTFLFMGVSNAKADHALIKSGRLNISLLKVGGFGHYFGTSEELIQHINPQVAVIFKKSEYTPSDEVLNRLDNHWVEILKPYDQGIVMVKWNDQAYEITQVPLSTPEMASVLK; encoded by the coding sequence GTGTATGCAAAGACATTGATGGTGTTTTGCTTATTTTTATTTATGTTAGTCATCAGTACAATTCCGGTTGAGAATGAACCGGTTCTTTTTATGGCGACGGAAACGGAAGGCAATGCCATTAAAGACTTAGACTTGAATTTGAGTAAAAAAGATATCGCAGTCTCATTTCTTGAACTCGAGAGTGGTGAGGCAACCCTTTTACAAGATAGTAATGGGCGAAGCATCTTAATTAATACTGGTGGTAAACAATCTATTGACAAATTCAAGCAACAAATGAAAATATTCAACGTCAATCAACTGGATGCTGTTTTTCTAACGAATATGGAGAGTCAATATACCGGGAACCTTGAATGGCTTTTGAAAGAGAATAAAGTGAAAGAGGTCTATGTATCTGAAACGATGATAGATAATATTCATGGCATGTTCGATTTGAAAGATGTAAAAGTAAACGCACTCACAGTTGGATTGAGGATGAAAATATTCAACAAAATTAGCCTCACTGTACCCTATATAGAGTCAAGGAAAGATTATGATCTTGGGGGGCTAACGATCTCGTTGAAATATGGGGAACATACATTTTTGTTTATGGGTGTTTCGAATGCGAAGGCAGATCATGCGCTTATTAAGAGTGGACGTTTAAATATTTCTTTACTTAAGGTTGGTGGATTCGGTCATTACTTTGGCACAAGCGAAGAATTGATCCAACATATCAACCCACAGGTTGCGGTTATCTTCAAAAAAAGCGAATATACACCTAGTGACGAAGTATTGAACAGATTGGATAATCATTGGGTGGAAATTTTGAAGCCATATGATCAAGGTATTGTCATGGTTAAGTGGAATGATCAGGCGTATGAAATTACACAAGTTCCGTTATCGACACCTGAAATGGCGTCTGTTTTGAAATAG
- a CDS encoding pyridoxal phosphate-dependent aminotransferase: MNLAKRVKALTPSSTLAITAKANALKAEGHDVIALGAGEPDFNTPIHIIEHAEKAMREGGTKYTPAGGLLQLKNSIVRKLQQDQQLEYDPSEVIVTTGAKHALYSLFQVLLDEGDEVIVPTPYWVSYPEQVKLAGGKPVLVEGKEENGFKITPDQLEKSISENTKAMIINSPSNPTGAIYSEEELEALGKVCVEHDILIVSDEIYEKLTYFGEKHTSIAQLSEEIKKRTMIINGVSKSHSMTGWRIGYAVGDRDIIQAMTNLASHSTSNPTSIAQYGAIAAYDGPQEPLQEMKEAFEGRLNKVYDELVQIPGFKCEKPKGAFYLFPNVTEAVRLTRFESVDKWVEAILEYEKVALVPGSGFGSPDNVRLSYATSLEVLEEALDRIRSFMEKHQK; encoded by the coding sequence ATGAATTTAGCAAAGCGAGTAAAAGCATTGACACCATCAAGTACATTAGCAATCACAGCAAAGGCGAACGCATTAAAAGCAGAAGGTCATGACGTAATTGCGCTTGGAGCAGGGGAACCTGATTTCAACACGCCGATCCACATTATTGAACATGCAGAAAAAGCAATGCGAGAAGGAGGAACGAAATATACGCCTGCAGGCGGTCTTCTCCAGCTAAAGAATAGTATCGTTCGAAAACTTCAACAAGATCAACAGCTTGAATATGATCCAAGTGAAGTAATTGTAACGACTGGTGCAAAGCATGCTCTATATTCATTATTCCAAGTGTTGCTTGACGAAGGGGATGAAGTAATTGTCCCTACACCTTATTGGGTAAGTTATCCTGAGCAAGTCAAATTAGCTGGTGGAAAACCTGTACTCGTAGAAGGAAAAGAAGAAAATGGCTTCAAAATCACACCTGATCAGCTTGAAAAATCAATTAGTGAAAACACGAAAGCAATGATTATTAATTCACCATCTAATCCAACGGGTGCAATTTATTCAGAAGAAGAGCTAGAAGCACTAGGTAAAGTATGTGTGGAGCACGACATTTTAATTGTTTCTGATGAAATTTATGAAAAGCTCACTTATTTCGGTGAGAAACATACATCAATCGCGCAATTGTCTGAAGAGATCAAAAAACGCACGATGATCATTAATGGCGTATCTAAATCTCATTCAATGACGGGATGGAGAATCGGGTATGCAGTTGGGGATCGTGATATTATCCAAGCAATGACGAACTTAGCAAGTCATAGCACATCCAACCCAACTTCAATTGCACAGTATGGAGCGATTGCTGCCTACGACGGTCCGCAAGAACCTTTACAAGAGATGAAAGAAGCATTTGAAGGACGTTTGAACAAAGTATACGACGAGCTTGTGCAAATACCAGGGTTTAAATGTGAAAAACCAAAAGGAGCATTTTACCTTTTCCCTAATGTAACAGAAGCAGTTAGGTTAACAAGATTTGAATCTGTCGACAAATGGGTAGAGGCTATCCTAGAATATGAAAAAGTAGCACTCGTACCAGGAAGTGGCTTCGGATCACCAGATAATGTCCGTTTATCATATGCAACATCACTAGAGGTGCTTGAAGAAGCATTGGATCGTATTAGAAGCTTCATGGAGAAGCACCAAAAATAG
- a CDS encoding YpmA family protein, whose amino-acid sequence MESKIEIVSTVKVQFSADLYKIVDALNRTLKHDDMMFGLALDPEDHDKMVFTIYRT is encoded by the coding sequence ATGGAAAGCAAAATAGAAATTGTATCAACAGTGAAAGTTCAGTTTTCTGCGGACTTGTATAAAATAGTTGATGCGTTAAATCGAACATTGAAACACGACGATATGATGTTTGGGTTAGCGCTAGATCCAGAAGATCACGATAAAATGGTATTTACCATCTATCGTACATAG
- a CDS encoding biotin--[acetyl-CoA-carboxylase] ligase, which translates to MQTTTRERLISLLSDSDDYISGQKLSEIIGCSRTAVWKHIEELRKEGYVVEAVQKRGYRITVRPNNLHPGEIKNHLNTEKIGQVVHFENTVTSTQEIAHKHALNGAEEGTIIIADEQTVGRGRLGRAWHSPKGSGVWMSIILRPNIPPQKAPQLTLLAAVSVVQGIEEVTGLSAQIKWPNDILIDGKKVVGILTELQAEADRVNSVIIGIGINVNTPKEAFPKDIETIATSLKVEKGEEIERAYLVRAIMEKMEKLYHIYLEHGFAPIKLMWESSAASLGKRVRVRTITGELYGKAQGITEEGVLLVEDDEGTVHRVYSADIELPQKS; encoded by the coding sequence ATGCAAACGACCACTAGAGAGCGATTGATTAGCCTACTTTCAGACTCAGATGACTATATATCTGGACAAAAGCTGAGTGAAATTATTGGATGTTCACGAACGGCAGTATGGAAACACATCGAAGAGCTTCGAAAGGAAGGCTATGTCGTTGAAGCGGTTCAAAAAAGAGGGTATAGAATAACGGTACGTCCGAATAATTTACACCCTGGTGAAATAAAAAATCATCTAAACACAGAAAAAATTGGACAAGTGGTCCATTTTGAAAATACGGTTACGTCTACCCAAGAAATCGCTCATAAGCATGCACTTAACGGTGCTGAAGAAGGAACAATCATCATTGCGGATGAACAAACCGTCGGCCGAGGACGTCTTGGTAGAGCCTGGCACTCCCCTAAAGGAAGTGGGGTTTGGATGAGTATTATTCTACGTCCGAACATACCACCTCAAAAAGCGCCACAGCTCACTCTTCTAGCAGCAGTTAGTGTTGTTCAAGGGATTGAAGAAGTGACAGGTTTATCCGCACAAATCAAATGGCCAAACGATATTTTGATTGATGGCAAGAAAGTTGTTGGAATCCTTACTGAGCTTCAAGCTGAAGCGGATCGAGTCAACTCTGTCATTATCGGTATCGGAATCAACGTGAATACACCGAAGGAAGCTTTTCCTAAAGATATTGAAACGATTGCAACTTCTCTAAAAGTGGAAAAAGGAGAAGAGATTGAACGAGCATATCTCGTCCGTGCAATCATGGAGAAGATGGAGAAGCTTTATCATATTTATCTAGAGCATGGGTTTGCTCCAATTAAGCTAATGTGGGAAAGTTCAGCAGCTAGCTTAGGGAAAAGAGTACGTGTACGGACGATAACAGGAGAGTTGTACGGAAAAGCGCAAGGTATTACGGAAGAAGGAGTGCTCCTTGTTGAGGACGATGAAGGTACCGTACACCGTGTTTATTCAGCAGATATAGAACTTCCCCAAAAATCGTAA
- the panB gene encoding 3-methyl-2-oxobutanoate hydroxymethyltransferase: MKQTVDFKKMKENNESIVMLTSYDYPSAVMAEKSGVDMILVGDSLGMVVLGYDSTIPVTMADMIHHTKAVKRGARDTFVVVDMPFMSYHASISDAMLNASKLMQEAEADAVKLEGAGEVVQVIDKLTQAGVPVVGHLGLTPQSVAVLGGYKVQGKDAKAAQKLIDDALAVEQAGAFALVLECVPKQLAEAISEKLSIPTIGIGAGRETDGQVLVYHDLVGYGFHRVPKFVKQYTRVSDQIEASIRSYVEDVKEQKFPEDKHSFTMKEEQLASLYGGKV, from the coding sequence TTGAAACAGACAGTTGATTTTAAAAAAATGAAAGAAAATAATGAATCCATCGTTATGCTCACAAGCTATGATTATCCTAGTGCGGTCATGGCTGAAAAGTCAGGGGTGGATATGATCCTTGTTGGTGATTCTCTTGGAATGGTTGTATTAGGTTATGACTCGACGATTCCAGTAACAATGGCTGATATGATTCATCATACAAAGGCTGTAAAAAGGGGAGCCCGCGATACATTCGTCGTCGTAGATATGCCGTTTATGAGTTACCATGCATCAATTAGTGATGCCATGTTAAACGCTAGTAAGCTCATGCAAGAGGCTGAAGCGGATGCTGTGAAGCTTGAAGGAGCTGGTGAAGTCGTTCAAGTGATTGACAAGCTAACTCAAGCTGGCGTACCTGTCGTAGGGCATTTAGGTCTTACCCCGCAATCAGTTGCAGTATTAGGCGGTTATAAAGTTCAAGGTAAAGATGCCAAAGCCGCTCAAAAATTAATAGATGATGCATTGGCGGTTGAACAGGCGGGTGCTTTTGCCCTTGTTCTTGAATGTGTTCCAAAACAATTAGCTGAAGCTATTAGTGAAAAACTTTCGATTCCGACCATCGGAATTGGAGCTGGTCGAGAAACAGATGGCCAAGTGTTGGTATATCATGATTTAGTCGGTTATGGATTTCATAGAGTTCCTAAATTTGTTAAACAATATACCAGAGTTTCTGATCAAATTGAAGCTTCCATACGATCTTATGTGGAAGATGTTAAGGAGCAAAAGTTTCCAGAGGATAAACATAGCTTTACGATGAAAGAGGAGCAACTCGCCTCCTTATATGGAGGGAAAGTATGA
- the panD gene encoding aspartate 1-decarboxylase, producing the protein MFRTMMKAKIHRARVTEANLNYVGSITIDEDILDEVDMLPNEKVQIVNNNNGARLETYIIPGERGSGTICLNGAAARLVQEGDVIIILNYTMMTEEAAREHQPVVAIMDENNRIIEKISAEPASTIL; encoded by the coding sequence ATGTTTCGCACAATGATGAAAGCGAAAATTCATAGAGCAAGAGTTACTGAAGCAAATTTGAACTATGTAGGGAGTATTACGATTGATGAGGATATTCTTGATGAAGTAGATATGCTTCCAAATGAAAAGGTTCAAATCGTAAATAACAATAATGGCGCACGCCTTGAGACATATATCATTCCTGGTGAACGCGGGAGTGGGACGATTTGTTTAAATGGTGCAGCTGCAAGGCTTGTACAAGAAGGCGATGTAATCATCATACTGAACTATACGATGATGACCGAGGAAGCAGCAAGAGAGCATCAGCCTGTTGTGGCCATTATGGATGAGAACAACCGAATTATTGAGAAAATATCAGCCGAACCTGCTTCGACAATCTTGTAA
- the dinG gene encoding ATP-dependent DNA helicase DinG: MNNRYVVLDLETTGHSPKNKDRIIQIGLVVIEENEIVDRFSSYINPGIPIPTFITSLTGINGEMVDDAPLFEDVAPRLLKILDGAWLVAHNIKFDLGFLNAELEKAGYFEWRGMMLDTVELTRMLMPNLDSYKLSQLSESLSLAHENPHQADSDAEATGHLLTQLINKLNELPLLTLQRLLPLVKGMHSDVAELVQDQIDQKLVQLEDEEPLLETFRQLVLKKMNENGLDQELIDDSISHHSIEEQLEKSFPNYEKRAGQVKMMDVVEQSLTDGQHALIEAGTGIGKSLGYLIPGLINARKTGRPLVVSTHTIQLQEQLLDRDIPLLQKMVPFEFKATVLKGRNHYLCLRKFEQQLDEIYDNNYDVLLAKAQLLVWLTTTEEGDIEELNLPSGGQLFWHQVKSDANSCLNHKCPWFSRCFYHRSKREAHDADIIITNHALLFTDLVNDHALIPAYQEAIIDEAHHLDDVASDHFGLQTDYFSFHRLVERLGTSEDLNVNMLLKLEGVLKTADVAFNKGPFIENLRNLKMEIDQLFSMMKSYVTSKGQKKSEVGKINFRFTIDQIDPSWYQELKEVFARCQLMINDLLKDLRDLIKKAQKKEEHLNVQQKGILVDYTGLINRIDEERNTLAHMLLSNNEEDVCWIETDSGGAKNAISIFNQPIDISDRLSSDFFAKKNSIILTSATLTIRDRFTFVRKRLGMDEDTLTIQLPSPFDYKNHSKIMIPTDLPMIKDVSTDSYASTIAASINRIAHITDGRMLVLFTSYDMLKKTYFAFKEYAEPEDFSLIGQGIDSGSRARLTKNFKQLDRAVLFGTSSFWEGVDIPGNDLTCLIIVRLPFNPPDNPVIEARSEQLRKQGKSPFMELSLPQAIIRFKQGFGRLVRSSTDKGAVFVFDRRIVTTKYGNLFLRSLPDVPVQQGTVDELLDDLKYFID, encoded by the coding sequence ATGAATAACCGCTATGTCGTGTTAGATTTAGAAACTACTGGACACTCTCCTAAAAATAAAGACCGAATTATTCAAATTGGTCTCGTTGTCATAGAAGAAAATGAAATTGTTGATCGGTTCTCCTCATATATAAACCCAGGCATACCCATTCCAACATTTATCACTTCATTGACTGGCATTAATGGTGAAATGGTTGACGATGCACCACTTTTTGAAGATGTTGCACCAAGATTATTAAAGATTTTAGACGGTGCGTGGTTAGTGGCGCATAATATAAAATTTGATCTTGGGTTCTTAAATGCTGAACTTGAGAAAGCAGGTTATTTTGAATGGAGAGGCATGATGTTAGATACAGTTGAGCTCACTAGAATGCTCATGCCAAACCTTGATTCTTATAAGCTCTCGCAACTATCTGAATCGTTGTCCTTAGCGCACGAGAACCCACATCAAGCGGATAGTGATGCCGAAGCAACCGGACACCTGCTTACGCAATTAATAAACAAGCTTAACGAACTCCCATTGCTCACTTTGCAACGTTTATTACCACTTGTGAAGGGGATGCATAGTGATGTGGCTGAACTTGTTCAAGATCAAATTGATCAGAAGCTCGTACAGCTTGAAGATGAGGAGCCTCTCTTAGAAACGTTTCGGCAGCTTGTCCTAAAAAAGATGAATGAGAATGGACTAGACCAAGAATTGATAGATGATTCTATTTCACATCATTCGATAGAGGAACAGCTTGAAAAGTCATTTCCGAATTATGAAAAACGAGCGGGCCAGGTCAAAATGATGGACGTAGTTGAACAATCTTTGACGGATGGCCAGCATGCACTTATTGAAGCAGGTACAGGCATTGGAAAGTCATTAGGGTATTTGATTCCTGGTTTAATCAATGCTAGAAAAACGGGTAGACCACTTGTTGTAAGTACGCATACGATTCAGCTTCAAGAACAGCTGCTTGACAGAGATATTCCATTACTCCAGAAAATGGTTCCTTTTGAGTTTAAAGCGACTGTGTTAAAGGGGCGTAATCACTACTTATGTTTACGCAAGTTTGAACAGCAGCTTGATGAGATATATGACAATAATTATGATGTGTTGCTAGCTAAAGCACAGCTACTCGTTTGGCTGACAACGACCGAGGAAGGCGATATTGAAGAATTGAATCTCCCTTCAGGTGGACAGCTATTTTGGCATCAAGTAAAGAGTGATGCAAATTCTTGTCTTAACCATAAATGTCCTTGGTTTTCGAGGTGCTTCTATCACCGTTCGAAGCGAGAAGCTCACGATGCAGATATTATTATTACGAATCATGCCCTTTTATTTACAGACTTAGTGAATGACCACGCTTTAATTCCGGCTTACCAAGAAGCAATTATTGATGAGGCCCATCATTTAGATGATGTGGCAAGTGATCATTTTGGTCTTCAAACAGACTATTTTTCTTTCCATCGGTTAGTTGAAAGGTTAGGTACATCTGAAGATCTAAACGTGAACATGTTGCTTAAGCTAGAAGGGGTTTTAAAAACAGCAGACGTAGCGTTTAATAAGGGACCTTTTATTGAAAATCTCAGAAATTTGAAGATGGAAATCGACCAACTCTTTAGTATGATGAAATCCTATGTCACGTCTAAAGGTCAAAAAAAATCTGAGGTAGGTAAAATCAATTTCCGCTTCACGATTGATCAAATAGATCCTAGTTGGTATCAAGAATTAAAAGAGGTTTTCGCAAGATGCCAGTTAATGATCAATGATTTACTCAAAGATCTAAGAGACTTGATAAAGAAAGCACAAAAAAAAGAAGAGCATTTGAATGTTCAGCAAAAGGGAATACTTGTTGATTACACAGGTTTGATTAACCGAATAGATGAAGAGCGAAATACATTAGCCCATATGCTCTTATCCAACAATGAAGAGGATGTTTGTTGGATCGAAACAGACTCTGGTGGAGCCAAAAATGCGATCTCTATTTTCAATCAGCCAATTGATATTTCAGACCGGTTATCTTCTGATTTCTTTGCAAAGAAAAATAGTATTATTCTTACATCAGCAACGTTAACGATTCGTGATCGTTTTACTTTTGTAAGGAAGCGGCTTGGAATGGACGAAGACACGCTTACAATCCAACTTCCGTCACCATTCGACTATAAGAACCATTCGAAAATTATGATCCCTACTGATTTACCAATGATTAAGGATGTATCAACGGATTCATATGCTTCCACCATTGCAGCCTCAATTAATCGGATTGCACATATAACGGATGGCCGAATGCTCGTGCTATTTACAAGCTATGACATGTTAAAGAAAACGTACTTTGCCTTTAAGGAATACGCTGAACCTGAAGACTTTTCACTGATTGGTCAAGGGATTGATAGCGGGAGTAGAGCAAGACTTACGAAAAATTTCAAGCAGTTAGATCGTGCTGTGTTGTTTGGCACGAGCAGCTTCTGGGAAGGTGTCGATATACCAGGAAACGACTTAACCTGCTTAATCATTGTTCGTCTACCATTTAACCCGCCAGATAATCCTGTGATCGAAGCAAGAAGTGAACAGCTACGAAAGCAAGGGAAAAGCCCTTTTATGGAGCTCTCTCTCCCACAAGCAATCATTCGGTTTAAGCAGGGTTTTGGTCGGTTAGTCCGATCTTCTACTGATAAAGGAGCAGTATTTGTGTTTGACCGTAGGATCGTGACAACAAAATATGGTAATTTATTTCTACGATCACTACCTGACGTCCCTGTCCAACAAGGGACCGTTGATGAATTATTAGATGACCTAAAATACTTTATCGATTAA